From the genome of Chanos chanos chromosome 5, fChaCha1.1, whole genome shotgun sequence, one region includes:
- the mapk7 gene encoding mitogen-activated protein kinase 7, with protein MESDLHQIIHSPQPLTPEHTRYFLYQLLRGLKYIHSANVIHRDLKPSNLLVNENCELKIGDFGMARGLSTAHSEESRSFMTEYVATRWYRAPELMLSLHHYSLAIDIWSVGCIFAEMLGRKQLFPGKHYVHQLQLILSVLGTPPESIIGAIGAERVRSYVQSLPSRAPVPLSRLYPQTEPAALELLNAMLRFDPRERISVCQALEHPYLAKYHDPDDEPVCVPAFDFEFDRQPMGREQIKEAILAEIQDFHRKKQGNKKRIQFKPLQRQNTKSETTCQDVDMPSANSEGQPETIDLTTPTSSQGTPPSEPMKECQKREGAVFSNQVTSAHASQNLSLSQQPSTSLPSAFSQSVPSLSLSQSQAQSLSQSLSRSLGKAGKASTGNGEVTRKEGAISDDTKAALKAALLKSALRHRARDGSSAALGIDIGGGGGVMGGGGSSSSLSSTLSLPEMKRPVTAQERQREREEKRRRRQERARERERKLKEKEKREGKRGESLGGVLLSDNDKKLLERWGRMMDCRNDKSQTTENNGAKSYDSKKSSCHNQAGSGRNLVKSATDTGESLPPKQVNETQILKPRQQLVPQIGQCRPPGGPSQQCLSLPDTGQPETSGTPDINTVTLQLSKSQVEDILPPVFSMTPKGSGAGYGVGFDLDDLFTQSLTELQHSDHRESHNDSAPLSASLLSDWLEVHRMTPADLESLQQELQLGSPMILSDNPNLPDT; from the exons GCGGCCTGAGCACCGCTCACTCCGAGGAGTCACGTTCCTTCATGACTGAATATGTGGCTACAAGATGGTACCGTGCACCGGAGCTAATGTTGTCTCTGCACCACTATAGTCTGGCTATTGATATCTGGTCAGTGGGCTGCATCTTTGCTGAGATGCTGGGTAGAAAACAGCTCTTTCCAGGGAAGCATTATGTACATCAGCTGCAACTTATTCTCTCGGTGCTTGGTACACCTCctgagagcattattggagcaATAGGAGCTGAGCGAGTGCGTTCATACGTGCAGAGCCTCCCCTCTCGGGCACCCGTGCCTCTCTCCAGGTTGTACCCACAGACAGAGCCAGCAGCACTGGAGTTACTGAATGCCATGCTACGCTTCGACCCTCGTGAGCGGATCAGCGTGTGCCAGGCCCTCGAGCACCCTTACCTTGCAAAGTACCACGACCCAGATGACGAGCCCGTGTGCGTGCCCGCTTTTGACTTTGAGTTCGACCGGCAGCCGATGGGTAGAGAACAGATCAAAGAGGCCATACTGGCAGAGATTCAGGACTTTCACCGCAAAAAACAAGGCAACAAGAAGAGGATCCAGTTCAAGCCCTTGCAAAGACAAAACACTAAAAGTGAAACCA CCTGTCAGGATGTGGACATGCCCAGTGCAAATTCTGAAGGCCAACCAGAGACTATAGATCTGACCACTCCTACTTCTAGCCAAGGCACGCCTCCCTCTGAACCAATGAAAGAGTGCCAAAAGAGGGAGGGGGCTGTCTTTTCAAATCAGGTTACCTCAGCACATGCAAGTCagaacctctctctttctcaacagCCTTCTacttctcttccctctgctttctctcagtctgtaccctcactttctctctctcagtctcaagCTCAGTCTCTTTCCCAGTCCCTGTCTCGCTCTCTGGGAAAGGCAGGAAAAGCGTCAACTGGAAATGGCGAGGTCACACGGAAGGAGGGGGCAATATCTGATGATACGAAAGCAGCCCTCAAGGCCGCCTTGCTTAAGTCGGCCCTCAGACATAGAGCACGGG ATGGGAGCTCTGCAGCACTGGGTATAGAtataggaggaggaggaggagtaatGGGAGGAGGAGGATCATCATCTTCCCTCTCTTCAACTCTGTCACTTCCTGAAATGAAGAGGCCTGTCACTGctcaggagagacagagagaaagggaggagaagagaaggaggcggcaagaaagagcaagagagcgtgagaggaaactgaaggaaaaagagaaaagggagggaaaacGGGGTGAGTCTCTGGGTGGGGTGTTACTTAGTGACAATGACAAGAAGCTACTGGAACGCTGGGGAAGGATGATGGATTGCCGAAATGACAAATCTCAAACCACAGAGAACAATGGTGCTAAATCTTATGACAGTAAGAAGTCCTCCTGTCACAACCAAGCAGGTTCTGGAAGGAATCTAGTTAAAAGTGCCACAGATACAGGGGAATCGCTCCCTCCTAAACAGGTAAATGAGACACAGATCCTTAAACCACGCCAACAACTGGTGCCTCAGATTGGACAGTGT AGGCCTCCTGGCGGCCCGTCTCAGCAGTGTTTAAGTCTTCCTGATACAGGGCAGCCAGAGACCAGTGGAACCCCAGACATCAACACCGTCACATTGCAGCTCTCAAAGTCACAG GTTGAGGATATTTTGCCCCCTGTATTTTCAATGACACCTAAAGGGAGCGGGGCAGGTTATGGAGTGGGCTTTGACCTGGATGACCtcttcactcagtcactcaccgAACTCCAGCACTCTGACCACAGAGAAAG CCACAATGACTCAGCCCCCCTCTCTGCATCCcttctctctgattggctggaggtACACCGCATGACCCCAGCTGACCTGGAATCACTCCAACAAGAGCTACAGCTTGGATCTCCAATGATACTCTCTGACAACCCTAATCTTCCAGACACCTGA